One Sediminispirochaeta bajacaliforniensis DSM 16054 genomic window, TCTCAAGTTCATCGATACGCTGCACCACCAGTGCATTGACATCTATATGCTCAAGCAACACGGCAGCATGCTTTTGGAGGAACGAAACAATCTCACCGGTAATGAGCCGTGCAAGGTTATCCCGACCGCTACTGTCGAGGGATATAAAACGGGCCGGGGGATTCTCGGAAAGAAGGCGGGAAAGGACTCCCCTTTCATCTTTATCAGTACCCCGACTAAATAATTCCACCACGGCTTTGGGAGAGTCAAGGCCAATCCATGTTGCAAGTGCTGCAAGAGACTGTTTTCTCAGCGAGGAAAAAAGCTCGTTCAAAACTATAACGAGCGAGCCGTCCGATGCGGAACCAGTGCCATGCAGCGAAGTATAGAGCCGGAATACCGGAATCTGCCGGGCCCGCAGAAGCGACACCCTAAGCCATTGGACTATTTTCTTTTTGACATCGGAACTCTCAAGTCCCTGATGCAACTGTTTCAGTCCGTCCTGAATAATTTCCGGCATACGCTCATGGAGTGTCCGGTCGTACTGTCCTGCCATCAACATCAGTCGCTGAACGCTGCTTAACCGGCCGATGACATCGGCAAGAAAAGCACGGCCATGCTGTTCCAATTGCCGCCGGATCGTTGGGCGATGGAGAAACATATCCAAAGCTCCGACCAAATCAGCGTAGCGTGAATCAAAAAGCTCACTTATAAGGATCATCGATCGGTAGGAAAGAAAGCTTC contains:
- a CDS encoding DUF445 family protein → MERFIPLLLPPLIGALIGYITNRIAIGMLFRPYREKRLLGLRIPFTPGIIPRQRYRLSGSIGRMVSTHLFTEEAVRKQLSSLDFGDRFEKSVREGINHFLDHPFEPSLRDSAMWAAVSPLLGKGVGEAVLELCWDKPLDELLPLDFGKDDLLSSLAEKADQRLSSERGTLGSFLSYRSMILISELFDSRYADLVGALDMFLHRPTIRRQLEQHGRAFLADVIGRLSSVQRLMLMAGQYDRTLHERMPEIIQDGLKQLHQGLESSDVKKKIVQWLRVSLLRARQIPVFRLYTSLHGTGSASDGSLVIVLNELFSSLRKQSLAALATWIGLDSPKAVVELFSRGTDKDERGVLSRLLSENPPARFISLDSSGRDNLARLITGEIVSFLQKHAAVLLEHIDVNALVVQRIDELEIEQVEDLLLVVIATHLKYINLFGALLGGIIGALQLLM